The following coding sequences are from one Aliarcobacter skirrowii CCUG 10374 window:
- a CDS encoding phosphoribosyltransferase family protein, with protein MSKDKIFFKDRKEAAKQLLEVLPLDSMRLEEWIVISSSYGGYEIAKIVAEALNAKYEIMFNEKIYAPNNDECEIAVVTELEEVLIHEELVKSFDINLDLIYLYSKEIFENKIRPNIFKFRAGERLQKLHGKNVLIVDEDVNVGLVMMACIKTIINQKVKSISVATPILSTTSIKAIDAITDDLYYVKNLDHYIEGNFYYENLNSLTIEDIEKIKNEG; from the coding sequence GTGAGCAAAGATAAAATATTTTTCAAAGATAGAAAAGAGGCTGCAAAGCAACTTCTTGAAGTTCTTCCACTTGATTCAATGAGACTTGAAGAGTGGATTGTAATATCTAGTTCTTATGGTGGTTATGAAATTGCTAAAATTGTTGCAGAAGCATTAAATGCAAAATATGAAATAATGTTTAATGAAAAAATTTATGCTCCAAATAATGATGAGTGTGAAATAGCTGTTGTAACAGAGTTAGAAGAGGTTTTAATACATGAAGAGCTTGTAAAATCATTTGATATAAATCTAGATTTAATATATTTGTACTCAAAAGAGATTTTTGAAAATAAAATAAGACCAAATATCTTTAAATTTAGAGCAGGTGAGAGATTACAAAAATTACACGGTAAGAATGTTTTAATAGTTGATGAAGATGTAAATGTTGGTTTGGTTATGATGGCTTGCATAAAAACTATTATAAATCAAAAAGTTAAGTCTATTAGTGTAGCAACTCCTATTCTATCAACCACTAGTATAAAAGCAATTGATGCAATTACAGATGATCTATATTATGTAAAAAATTTAGATCACTATATAGAGGGTAACTTTTATTATGAAAATTTAAATAGTTTAACTATAGAAGATATTGAAAAAATTAAAAATGAAGGATAA
- a CDS encoding LPS-assembly protein LptD: MLKNLFLIIFLLFNFSYGNEKKEKLQLVAKNIEAKDNTIIASNSVIAYSPSYYISADKLIYDRDKESLELFGNVLIIKDNKIQTQSNYAYLDMKNDTALQEPIFLLDESTNIWVNAKELTKEKEKLELIDSIISSCDCFDPAWSIKATSSNYDTKEMWINTFNTRLYIKDVPVFYLPYFGFPTDTTRRTGLLFPTIGYAKKEGLLYSQPIFIAPASNYDFELSPQVRTQRGYGVYGTYRYANTLNSMLRIKMGYFKESDSYVKDRELQSNQHYGANLDYEQKYILTDENSVYQDGTYASLNYLNDIEHIELEKISGSVSTDRNVESKLNYYFNTPNYYAGTYLKYYIDTQANSNDATMQELPQVQLHSYNKALFTNNLIYSADLKYQNFTRQKGLESQVYNLNIPIGYTRNILNDYIYIGVDNKTLFTSYRYNNSNINYEDGTLIQNLTTFKVGTDLIKPYKNYIHSMNLSFNYEIPDNLHKDGDLYNVTVKEENDLAKFEELKTFPTIQNKKRAILRLNQSIYAKNSHKQIINHQLSQSIYYDKSDNAKLQDLENYLRINFKNTTFSGKVVYNAEDKKIVETSLDGTFDFENFSVTSGYYSSVKTNNEFFSRDDLESFRLDAKYNFNKYYSMRYYENYDLQEKIRNRQGVGFSINESCWSLDLRYEREIIPTSSSSYRSREQDIVYATLVLKPIGGISQNYKVYDSEQR, encoded by the coding sequence ATGCTTAAAAATTTATTTTTGATTATATTTTTACTCTTTAATTTTTCCTATGGAAATGAAAAAAAAGAGAAACTTCAATTGGTTGCAAAAAATATAGAGGCAAAAGATAATACTATAATAGCATCTAATAGTGTTATAGCATATTCACCATCTTATTATATTAGTGCCGATAAATTAATATACGATAGAGATAAAGAGAGTTTAGAACTCTTTGGAAATGTTTTAATAATAAAAGATAACAAAATTCAAACACAAAGTAATTATGCTTATTTGGATATGAAAAATGATACAGCTTTACAAGAACCTATATTTTTATTAGATGAGAGTACAAATATTTGGGTAAATGCGAAAGAGTTAACAAAAGAGAAAGAGAAATTAGAGCTTATTGATTCAATAATTTCATCTTGCGACTGTTTTGATCCAGCTTGGAGTATTAAAGCAACTAGTAGTAATTATGACACAAAAGAGATGTGGATAAATACCTTTAATACAAGATTATACATAAAAGATGTTCCTGTGTTTTATCTACCATATTTTGGTTTTCCAACAGATACAACAAGAAGAACAGGACTTTTGTTTCCAACTATTGGTTATGCTAAGAAAGAAGGACTTTTATACTCTCAGCCAATATTTATAGCACCCGCAAGTAATTATGATTTTGAACTATCTCCTCAAGTAAGAACTCAAAGAGGATATGGAGTTTATGGTACTTATAGATATGCAAACACTTTAAATAGTATGCTTAGAATTAAAATGGGTTACTTTAAAGAGAGTGACTCTTATGTAAAGGATAGAGAACTTCAAAGTAATCAACATTATGGAGCAAATTTAGATTATGAGCAAAAATATATTTTAACAGATGAAAATAGTGTTTATCAAGATGGAACATACGCATCTTTGAACTATTTAAATGATATTGAACATATTGAACTTGAAAAAATTAGTGGAAGTGTTTCAACAGATCGAAATGTAGAATCTAAATTAAATTACTATTTTAATACTCCAAACTATTATGCTGGTACTTATTTAAAATATTATATAGATACTCAAGCAAATAGCAATGATGCGACTATGCAAGAGCTTCCTCAAGTTCAGCTACACTCATATAATAAAGCTTTATTTACAAATAATTTAATATATTCAGCAGATTTAAAATATCAAAACTTTACTAGACAAAAAGGTCTTGAATCACAAGTTTATAATTTAAATATACCTATTGGATATACTAGAAATATTTTAAATGATTATATCTATATAGGAGTTGATAATAAAACACTATTTACTAGTTACAGATACAACAATTCAAATATTAACTATGAAGATGGTACTTTAATACAAAATTTAACTACTTTTAAAGTTGGTACAGATTTGATAAAGCCTTATAAAAACTATATTCATAGTATGAATTTAAGCTTTAATTATGAAATACCAGATAATCTTCATAAAGATGGAGATTTATACAATGTAACAGTAAAAGAGGAGAATGATTTAGCAAAGTTTGAAGAGCTAAAAACATTTCCAACTATTCAAAATAAAAAAAGAGCTATTTTAAGATTAAATCAATCTATTTATGCCAAAAATAGTCATAAGCAGATTATTAATCACCAGTTGAGTCAAAGTATTTATTATGATAAAAGTGATAATGCTAAACTTCAAGATTTGGAGAATTATTTAAGAATTAATTTTAAAAATACAACTTTTTCTGGTAAAGTTGTATATAATGCTGAAGATAAAAAGATAGTTGAAACTAGTCTTGATGGTACTTTTGATTTTGAAAACTTTAGTGTAACAAGTGGTTATTATAGCTCTGTAAAAACTAATAATGAGTTTTTTAGTAGAGATGACTTAGAATCTTTTAGGCTTGATGCAAAATATAATTTTAATAAATATTATTCAATGAGATATTATGAAAATTATGATTTGCAAGAGAAGATTAGAAATAGACAAGGAGTTGGTTTTTCTATAAATGAGAGCTGTTGGAGCTTAGATTTAAGGTATGAAAGAGAGATAATTCCAACTTCAAGTAGTAGTTATAGAAGTAGAGAACAGGATATAGTTTATGCTACTTTAGTTTTAAAACCAATTGGTGGAATTAGTCAAAATTATAAGGTATATGATAGTGAGCAAAGATAA
- a CDS encoding RDD family protein, which yields MQNSENLQLASMRSRAFAFVIDDLIVTLLISLVYWDSIVAAGNNTEALISLLSTLVLPLLVLKIIYHTFFIWYYGQTLGKRLAKVRVIDANHWGRVTFFQSFLRSVGRVISELFYYIGFAIAFFNDGRKTFHDFTGKTLVVDA from the coding sequence ATGCAAAATAGTGAGAATTTACAGTTAGCTTCTATGCGTTCTAGAGCTTTTGCTTTTGTAATTGATGATTTAATAGTTACGCTACTTATAAGTTTAGTTTATTGGGATAGTATTGTTGCTGCTGGTAATAATACAGAAGCATTAATATCACTTTTATCAACTCTTGTATTACCTTTATTGGTATTAAAGATTATATATCATACTTTTTTTATTTGGTATTATGGTCAAACTTTAGGTAAAAGATTAGCAAAAGTTAGAGTGATTGATGCTAATCATTGGGGAAGAGTTACATTTTTTCAATCTTTTTTAAGATCAGTTGGAAGAGTAATATCTGAACTATTCTACTATATAGGTTTTGCAATAGCTTTTTTTAATGATGGAAGAAAAACTTTTCACGATTTTACAGGTAAAACGCTGGTTGTAGATGCTTAA
- the purD gene encoding phosphoribosylamine--glycine ligase has translation MNILILGSGGREYSIALALKKENSHKLYFMPGNGATSDLGTNINIKDYNDLAKFAKENCIDLTIVGPEAPLVDGVVDIFKKEGLTIFGPSKKAAQLEGSKAYMKNILKKYNIPTAAFIETSNKKDAYDFIDNMKNLPIVVKADGLCGGKGVIIAQSKEEAKNTVDDMLNGSSFGEAGETVIVEEFLDGYELSVFAICDGENYKVLPAAQDHKRVGDGDTGPNTGGMGAYAPTPLVNDDIYKKIEERVIKPTLKGMQEENAPFEGVLFIGIMVVKGEPIVLEYNVRFGDPECEILMPLIESKVSELFYYGATKQLDKLDIKFKNKFAVGVVMASANYPYSSSAPSIISLSNIVDKELLENSHISFAGVEKKDGNLIATGGRVAVCVAIGDSIKEARDRAYLLSSEISFDGKKFRSDIAYQALK, from the coding sequence ATGAATATATTAATACTTGGAAGTGGTGGTAGAGAGTACTCTATAGCACTAGCACTTAAAAAAGAGAATTCACACAAACTATATTTTATGCCAGGAAATGGTGCAACTTCTGATTTAGGAACTAATATTAATATAAAAGATTATAATGATTTAGCAAAATTTGCAAAAGAAAATTGTATTGATTTAACGATTGTTGGACCAGAAGCTCCACTTGTAGATGGTGTTGTTGATATATTTAAAAAAGAGGGTTTAACTATTTTTGGTCCTTCTAAAAAAGCTGCTCAACTTGAGGGTTCAAAAGCTTATATGAAAAATATATTAAAAAAGTATAATATACCAACAGCAGCATTTATTGAAACATCTAATAAAAAAGATGCTTATGATTTTATTGATAATATGAAAAATCTTCCAATAGTTGTAAAAGCAGATGGTCTTTGTGGAGGTAAGGGTGTAATTATTGCACAAAGCAAAGAAGAGGCTAAAAATACAGTTGATGATATGTTAAATGGTAGTAGTTTTGGCGAAGCAGGAGAGACTGTTATTGTTGAAGAGTTTTTAGATGGTTATGAACTTTCAGTTTTTGCAATTTGTGATGGTGAAAACTATAAAGTTTTACCAGCTGCTCAAGATCATAAAAGAGTAGGTGATGGGGATACTGGACCAAATACAGGCGGAATGGGTGCATATGCTCCAACTCCTTTGGTAAATGATGATATTTATAAAAAAATAGAAGAGAGAGTAATTAAGCCAACATTAAAAGGGATGCAAGAAGAGAATGCACCATTTGAAGGTGTTTTATTTATTGGTATCATGGTTGTAAAAGGTGAACCAATAGTTTTAGAATACAATGTTAGATTTGGTGATCCTGAGTGTGAGATTTTAATGCCTTTGATAGAATCAAAAGTTTCTGAACTATTCTATTATGGAGCAACAAAACAGCTTGATAAGCTTGATATTAAGTTTAAAAATAAGTTTGCAGTTGGTGTTGTTATGGCAAGTGCCAACTATCCATATAGCTCTTCTGCCCCTTCAATTATATCTTTATCAAATATCGTTGATAAAGAGCTTTTAGAAAATAGTCATATCTCTTTTGCTGGTGTTGAAAAAAAAGATGGAAATCTTATAGCAACAGGAGGAAGAGTTGCTGTTTGTGTTGCAATTGGAGATAGTATTAAAGAGGCTAGAGATAGAGCTTATTTACTTAGTTCGGAAATATCTTTTGATGGTAAAAAGTTTAGATCAGATATTGCATATCAAGCTTTAAAATAG
- a CDS encoding uroporphyrinogen-III synthase, with translation MSKIYLLNNQNFEGVVNLEVFKVKSLNYNLDTTKYDALVFTSKNAIFSLEKNCIDWKKIPSYLIASKTAKEALKLGANIAFVGESGHGNDFANELIPHLKNKKVLYLKALKTVSNLPEILRENSIDLDEVVVYETTCNDDLKIIDLEKNSTIIFTSPSSVECFFKKFSWHSSFKAIVIGKTTALYLPEYIKDYQISSTTDVKECVKLALSNIA, from the coding sequence ATGTCAAAAATCTATCTTTTAAATAATCAAAATTTTGAAGGTGTAGTTAATTTAGAAGTTTTTAAAGTAAAAAGTCTAAATTATAATCTTGACACTACAAAATATGATGCTTTGGTTTTTACTTCAAAAAATGCGATATTTTCATTGGAAAAAAATTGTATTGATTGGAAAAAAATCCCATCATATTTAATAGCATCAAAAACAGCAAAAGAGGCTTTAAAACTTGGTGCAAACATAGCATTTGTTGGAGAAAGTGGTCATGGAAATGATTTTGCAAATGAGTTAATTCCTCATTTAAAAAACAAAAAAGTATTATATTTAAAAGCTTTGAAAACAGTATCAAATCTTCCAGAAATTTTAAGAGAAAATAGTATAGATTTAGATGAAGTTGTAGTTTATGAAACAACTTGTAATGATGATTTAAAAATAATTGATTTAGAAAAAAATTCAACTATAATTTTTACATCTCCTTCAAGTGTTGAGTGTTTTTTTAAGAAATTTTCATGGCATAGTAGTTTTAAAGCAATTGTTATTGGTAAAACAACAGCTTTGTATCTGCCAGAATATATAAAAGATTATCAAATTAGTTCAACGACTGATGTTAAAGAGTGTGTAAAACTTGCTTTGAGTAATATTGCTTAA
- the der gene encoding ribosome biogenesis GTPase Der, producing the protein MQNDLKKVALIGQPNVGKSSLFNRLSNRRIAIVSDVAGTTRDIRKNEIEIIDRSAILLDTGGIDDTNDEIFLNVKKQAIKTAKEADIILFMVDGKNIPDDKDKELFYELLRLGKELALVVNKIDNDKELERLWEFFEFGIGDENLFGISVSHNRGTKKLYEWIYDKLPENPETVARQEQERRLEALKEEHGEFYEDDDEDFSIGEIEDIEDEKIEDDTSINVAIIGKVNVGKSSILNALVGEQRSVVSPIAGTTIDPVDETYFYKDKKITFVDTAGLRRRGSIEGIEKFALMRTKEMLEKANVALVVLDASNELADLDEKIAGLVDEYGLGTIIVLNKWDENMDTFQKMEEEIRRRFRFLAYAPILAVSAKTGRSIDRLKDKIVEIFDNYTQRIPTSKLNKVIEEAIRRHALPSPNGARLRIYYATQFNSRPPRIALVMNKPNLLHYSYKRYLINFLREQFNFEGTPIHVVARGKNDKVGDEEYLEDK; encoded by the coding sequence ATGCAAAATGACTTAAAAAAAGTTGCACTAATTGGGCAACCAAATGTTGGAAAATCATCACTTTTCAATAGACTTTCAAATAGAAGAATAGCAATTGTTTCAGATGTTGCAGGTACTACAAGAGATATTAGAAAAAATGAGATAGAGATAATTGATAGAAGTGCAATTCTTCTTGATACAGGTGGAATTGATGATACAAATGATGAGATTTTTTTAAATGTAAAAAAACAAGCAATAAAAACTGCCAAAGAGGCTGATATTATACTTTTTATGGTTGATGGTAAAAATATTCCAGATGATAAAGATAAAGAGCTTTTTTATGAGTTATTAAGATTAGGAAAAGAGTTAGCATTAGTTGTAAATAAAATAGATAATGATAAAGAGTTAGAGAGACTTTGGGAGTTTTTTGAATTTGGAATAGGAGATGAAAATCTATTTGGAATATCAGTTTCTCACAATCGTGGAACAAAGAAATTATATGAATGGATCTATGATAAACTTCCTGAAAATCCAGAAACAGTTGCTAGACAAGAGCAAGAAAGAAGACTAGAAGCTCTAAAAGAAGAGCATGGTGAGTTTTATGAAGATGATGATGAAGATTTTTCTATAGGAGAAATTGAGGATATAGAAGATGAAAAAATAGAAGATGACACTTCTATAAATGTTGCAATTATTGGAAAAGTTAATGTTGGAAAATCATCTATTTTAAATGCACTTGTTGGAGAACAAAGATCTGTTGTATCACCAATTGCAGGAACTACAATAGATCCAGTTGATGAGACATATTTTTATAAGGACAAAAAAATTACTTTTGTAGATACAGCTGGATTAAGAAGAAGAGGAAGTATTGAAGGAATTGAGAAATTTGCTTTAATGAGAACAAAAGAGATGTTAGAGAAAGCAAATGTTGCTTTAGTTGTTCTTGATGCCTCAAATGAACTTGCTGATTTAGATGAAAAAATTGCTGGTTTAGTTGATGAGTACGGATTGGGTACAATTATTGTTTTAAATAAATGGGATGAAAATATGGATACATTTCAAAAAATGGAAGAGGAGATTAGAAGAAGATTTAGATTCTTAGCTTATGCTCCAATTTTAGCTGTTTCTGCAAAAACTGGAAGAAGTATAGATAGATTAAAGGATAAAATTGTTGAAATTTTTGATAACTATACACAAAGAATTCCTACTTCAAAACTAAATAAAGTTATAGAAGAGGCTATTAGAAGACATGCGCTTCCAAGTCCAAATGGAGCAAGATTAAGAATTTATTATGCTACACAATTTAACTCAAGACCACCAAGAATTGCACTTGTTATGAATAAGCCAAATCTTTTACACTACTCTTATAAAAGATATTTAATAAACTTTTTACGAGAGCAGTTCAATTTTGAAGGAACACCAATTCATGTTGTAGCTCGTGGAAAAAATGATAAAGTTGGTGATGAAGAGTATTTGGAAGATAAATAG
- the hpf gene encoding ribosome hibernation-promoting factor, HPF/YfiA family has product MNTSIVGRHIKLTDAIKDYINSSIDTFKKYNLDIISVTSTIVGDEKAKGFTFEFSLNIANIDTVVIKQKDKDLYTAIDIATDRVSKVLRRHNDKITAHKATKFSEAVEVEDGVAKELERFEDEIIPQRLTSYKPIDIEEALEDLKNSTALFKVFYDKDDNMRVLYKANAAGKFGLY; this is encoded by the coding sequence ATGAATACAAGTATAGTAGGAAGACATATAAAACTTACGGACGCAATAAAAGATTATATCAATAGTTCAATTGATACATTTAAAAAATATAACTTGGATATTATTTCGGTTACTTCTACAATTGTTGGAGATGAAAAAGCAAAAGGTTTTACTTTTGAATTCTCTTTAAATATTGCAAATATTGATACAGTTGTTATTAAACAAAAAGATAAAGATTTATACACTGCAATTGATATAGCAACAGATAGAGTATCAAAGGTTTTAAGAAGACACAATGACAAAATAACTGCTCATAAAGCAACTAAATTTAGTGAAGCTGTTGAAGTTGAAGATGGTGTTGCAAAAGAGCTTGAGAGGTTTGAAGATGAGATTATTCCTCAAAGATTAACTTCTTATAAACCAATTGATATAGAAGAGGCTTTGGAAGATTTGAAAAACTCTACTGCTTTATTTAAAGTTTTTTATGATAAAGATGATAATATGAGAGTTTTATACAAAGCAAATGCTGCTGGAAAATTTGGTTTATACTAA
- a CDS encoding SDR family NAD(P)-dependent oxidoreductase — protein MFFENKVVFITGANGGLAKSFIESLLKNRVKKIYCTARDLSKLEELKKLSPKIEIFALDITKKDELEKVASKIENIDFLINNAGVNSQKRVIDDSKIDFEVNLFGTLNSCQILSKKLNKNGSIVNITSILALINLPIMGLYCASKSALHSITQAFRAELQKENIKVFEVLPGPIDTNMTKGQDMPKSSTSAIVEAVLEGIKNSELEIYPDEFSKMVKQRLQNDKDSLEKEFLNLL, from the coding sequence ATGTTTTTTGAAAATAAAGTAGTATTTATAACAGGTGCAAATGGTGGTTTGGCTAAATCATTTATTGAATCGCTTTTAAAAAATCGTGTTAAAAAGATTTATTGTACAGCAAGAGATTTAAGTAAGCTAGAAGAGTTGAAAAAATTATCACCAAAAATAGAGATTTTTGCTTTAGATATTACAAAAAAAGATGAACTTGAAAAAGTCGCTTCAAAGATTGAAAATATTGATTTTTTAATTAATAATGCTGGAGTAAATAGCCAAAAAAGAGTTATTGATGATAGTAAAATAGATTTTGAAGTAAATCTGTTTGGAACACTAAATAGTTGTCAAATATTATCTAAAAAATTAAATAAAAATGGCTCTATTGTTAATATTACATCAATTTTAGCTTTAATAAATCTTCCTATAATGGGTCTTTATTGTGCTTCAAAAAGTGCTTTACACTCAATAACTCAAGCTTTTAGAGCAGAGTTACAAAAAGAAAATATAAAAGTTTTTGAAGTTTTACCAGGACCAATTGATACAAATATGACAAAAGGGCAAGATATGCCAAAAAGTTCAACTTCGGCAATAGTTGAGGCTGTTTTGGAAGGAATAAAAAATAGCGAACTTGAGATTTATCCTGATGAGTTTTCTAAAATGGTTAAACAAAGATTGCAAAATGATAAAGATAGTTTAGAAAAAGAGTTTTTGAACTTGCTATAA
- a CDS encoding DNA translocase FtsK, translating into MFANFSFKYFSYLSYVYLLFLLYPLYLINFKKELDKKDLYLNLLSLFIFLFIALIFQALIVENPYNRGELGNIFVDTLTPFIGKAGLYLFVIVGFVISLLIIFETMDLNFDDIKKFRARIKLKNQNEKKFTITKNRTKTIDNQKNLPIVQEVNKELKNDNKSIKDEDVLDADLIELDNEIEVKNKGANTSSLIIDELEENAKLLSELEFGKTEKPKDFILPPTNFFQDAPKENKTKVNEAFIDKKIADLLDKLAMFKIDGDVVRTYTGPVVTTFEFKPAPNVKVSKILSLQDDLAMALKAQTIRIQAPIPGKDVVGIEVPNEDTQTIYLKEMLDSEIFQNSKSPLTMILGKDIVGKPFVTDLKKLPHLLIAGTTGSGKSVGINSMILSLLYKNSPDNLRLVMIDPKMLEFSMYNDIPHLLTPVITKAVDAINALANMVAEMERRYSLMAKTKTKNIENFNEKAQKEGLPTMPYIVVVIDELADLMMTSGKDVEYSIARLAQMARASGIHLIVATQRPSVDVVTGLIKANLPSRLSYKVGQKVDSKIILDSMGAESLLGRGDMLFTPPGMPGLVRIHAPWSTETEIEKVVEFLKNQREVEYDMNFIKDKNISSLTGSNKSGINSDDIELDELYEDAKEVIFTDKKTSISYLQRRLKIGYNRAATIIEQLEKTGVLSEVDARGNREILL; encoded by the coding sequence ATGTTTGCAAACTTCTCTTTTAAATATTTCTCATATTTATCATATGTTTATTTACTATTTTTACTTTATCCTTTATATTTAATAAACTTTAAAAAAGAGTTGGATAAAAAAGATTTATATTTAAATCTATTATCACTTTTTATATTTTTATTTATAGCATTGATTTTTCAAGCACTTATTGTGGAAAATCCTTACAATAGGGGAGAACTTGGAAATATTTTTGTAGATACATTAACTCCATTTATTGGAAAAGCTGGTCTATATCTATTTGTTATTGTTGGATTTGTAATATCTTTATTAATTATTTTTGAAACAATGGATTTAAATTTTGATGATATTAAAAAATTTAGAGCTAGAATAAAATTAAAAAATCAAAATGAGAAAAAATTTACAATAACAAAAAATAGAACTAAAACTATTGATAATCAAAAGAATCTACCAATTGTTCAAGAAGTAAATAAAGAGTTGAAAAACGATAATAAATCAATAAAAGATGAAGATGTTTTAGATGCAGATCTTATCGAACTTGATAATGAAATTGAGGTTAAAAACAAAGGTGCTAATACTAGCAGTTTGATTATTGATGAGCTTGAAGAGAATGCAAAACTTCTTTCAGAGCTTGAGTTTGGAAAAACTGAAAAACCAAAAGATTTTATACTTCCACCAACAAACTTTTTTCAAGATGCTCCAAAAGAGAATAAAACAAAAGTAAATGAAGCTTTTATTGATAAAAAAATTGCTGATTTACTTGATAAACTTGCTATGTTTAAAATAGATGGGGATGTTGTAAGAACTTATACAGGACCTGTTGTTACAACTTTTGAGTTTAAGCCAGCTCCAAATGTAAAAGTATCAAAAATATTAAGTCTTCAAGATGATTTAGCAATGGCTTTAAAAGCTCAAACAATCAGAATTCAAGCTCCAATTCCAGGAAAAGATGTTGTTGGAATTGAGGTTCCAAATGAAGATACTCAAACAATTTATTTAAAAGAGATGCTTGATAGTGAAATTTTCCAAAACTCTAAATCTCCTTTAACTATGATTTTAGGAAAAGATATTGTAGGAAAACCTTTTGTAACAGATCTTAAAAAACTTCCTCACTTACTAATTGCTGGAACAACTGGAAGTGGAAAATCTGTTGGAATAAACTCTATGATATTGTCACTTTTATATAAAAACTCACCAGATAATCTAAGGCTTGTAATGATTGATCCAAAAATGCTTGAGTTTTCAATGTACAATGATATTCCTCATCTTTTAACTCCAGTTATTACAAAAGCTGTTGATGCAATAAATGCATTAGCAAATATGGTAGCAGAGATGGAAAGAAGATATTCATTGATGGCTAAAACAAAAACAAAAAATATTGAAAACTTCAATGAAAAAGCACAAAAAGAAGGTCTTCCTACAATGCCATATATTGTTGTTGTTATTGATGAGTTAGCTGATTTAATGATGACAAGTGGAAAAGATGTTGAATACTCAATAGCAAGACTTGCTCAAATGGCAAGAGCTAGTGGAATTCACTTAATTGTAGCAACTCAAAGACCTAGTGTTGATGTTGTAACTGGACTTATAAAAGCAAATTTACCAAGTAGATTATCATATAAAGTAGGGCAAAAAGTAGATTCTAAAATTATTCTTGATTCAATGGGAGCTGAATCACTTTTAGGAAGAGGAGATATGTTGTTTACACCACCTGGAATGCCAGGACTTGTAAGAATACACGCTCCTTGGAGTACTGAAACTGAAATTGAAAAAGTTGTAGAGTTCTTAAAAAATCAAAGAGAAGTTGAATATGATATGAACTTTATAAAAGATAAAAATATTAGCTCTCTTACTGGTTCAAATAAATCAGGAATAAATAGTGATGATATAGAGTTAGATGAGCTTTATGAAGATGCAAAAGAGGTTATATTTACTGATAAAAAAACATCTATCTCATATCTTCAAAGAAGATTAAAAATTGGATACAACAGAGCTGCAACAATTATTGAACAACTTGAAAAAACAGGTGTTTTAAGTGAAGTTGATGCAAGGGGAAATAGAGAGATTTTATTGTAA